Proteins from a genomic interval of Streptomyces sp. NBC_01445:
- a CDS encoding FG-GAP repeat domain-containing protein, protein MGESWTATGLPSARADARADTRRPSQVRARVQAGRLGPSRIPWSVTSPEEGHGGLAPRRHGRSEAGTGDFDKGGYDDFVTVEANRAPGESWAWHLVVPGSKNGLDAARATRYRDVYSRPLLHGDLDGNGFTDLVATREPTRLDRKAEPGATYQAVVMFGGMNGGKPVTVAAQRQFLAKAVADVNGDGSLDLIDRGKGAARSRRGRLHAASGVARHLGLLPGRTVRARCHGTAAVRCLG, encoded by the coding sequence GTGGGAGAAAGCTGGACGGCTACCGGGCTTCCGTCGGCACGAGCAGACGCGCGAGCGGACACCCGGCGTCCCTCACAGGTCCGGGCACGAGTACAAGCCGGCCGCCTGGGTCCTAGTCGTATCCCGTGGAGTGTCACGAGCCCAGAGGAAGGCCATGGAGGACTCGCACCGCGCCGCCACGGTCGCAGCGAGGCCGGCACCGGCGACTTCGACAAGGGCGGCTACGACGACTTCGTCACCGTCGAAGCGAACCGCGCCCCCGGCGAGTCATGGGCCTGGCACCTAGTCGTCCCGGGCTCGAAGAACGGACTGGACGCGGCCCGCGCCACGCGCTACAGAGACGTCTACAGCCGCCCGCTGCTCCACGGCGACCTCGACGGCAACGGATTCACGGACCTGGTCGCCACCCGTGAACCCACGCGACTGGACCGAAAGGCCGAGCCGGGCGCCACCTACCAGGCGGTGGTCATGTTCGGCGGTATGAACGGCGGCAAACCGGTGACCGTGGCCGCCCAGCGCCAGTTCCTCGCGAAGGCCGTGGCCGATGTCAACGGTGACGGGTCCCTCGACCTGATAGACCGCGGCAAGGGAGCGGCCCGCTCCCGGAGAGGACGACTGCACGCTGCCTCCGGAGTGGCGCGACACCTGGGCCTACTGCCGGGTCGAACCGTCCGTGCCCGCTGCCATGGGACAGCTGCTGTCCGGTGTCTCGGCTGA